A region of Pseudarthrobacter sp. NIBRBAC000502770 DNA encodes the following proteins:
- a CDS encoding glycosyltransferase has translation MKRTTAAPQDRTVAIIGTRGYPSYYGGFETAVRKLAPYLAARGWNAVVYGRPGAARMDDPARDLRVQLVETKGLETKSLSTLTFGLTSVLHACMQKPDVAIIMNVANGFWLPLLRLRGIPTIVNVDGIEWERAKWGRLAKGVFKLGAHFTARFGTTLIADSVEISRRWKRDFDRESTFIPYGGDIPAELPLVDGLNHRGYVLIVARFVPENSVEEFFEAVPEIAKNFPVVIVGSSGYGGPLDDKAEALSLKHENVHWLGHVSDDAKLLSLWQHCGVYFHGHSVGGTNPALVQAMACGAPTLARDTVYNREVLGPHGRFTAVEPRDVVSSVLELAADVNLQAEASSNGLSRAATTYSWANVCRAYEEEAEKVLRSRHVPARS, from the coding sequence ATGAAGAGAACGACTGCCGCACCGCAAGACCGAACTGTGGCGATTATCGGAACTAGGGGGTACCCGAGCTATTACGGTGGATTTGAGACGGCAGTCCGTAAATTGGCTCCTTATCTTGCTGCTCGCGGTTGGAATGCCGTCGTCTACGGGCGACCCGGAGCCGCGCGGATGGACGATCCTGCTCGAGATTTGAGAGTCCAGTTGGTCGAAACAAAGGGACTTGAGACAAAGTCCTTAAGCACACTGACCTTCGGTTTGACCTCCGTGTTGCACGCCTGCATGCAAAAACCCGACGTCGCCATAATCATGAATGTTGCCAACGGGTTTTGGCTTCCCCTACTCCGGCTCCGAGGCATCCCAACCATTGTGAATGTTGATGGCATTGAGTGGGAACGCGCCAAATGGGGACGTCTGGCCAAAGGTGTGTTTAAACTGGGCGCGCATTTCACGGCTCGTTTTGGGACGACGCTTATAGCTGACTCCGTTGAGATTTCTAGGCGCTGGAAAAGAGATTTTGATAGAGAATCAACCTTTATTCCCTACGGCGGCGACATTCCGGCCGAGCTTCCGCTTGTGGATGGATTGAATCACCGAGGCTACGTACTAATTGTGGCGCGTTTTGTTCCCGAGAACTCGGTAGAAGAGTTCTTCGAGGCTGTACCGGAAATAGCCAAGAATTTTCCTGTTGTCATTGTTGGTTCGTCCGGCTATGGCGGTCCGCTCGATGATAAGGCCGAGGCGCTCAGCCTCAAACATGAAAATGTTCATTGGCTCGGGCACGTGAGCGACGATGCAAAATTGCTTTCACTTTGGCAACATTGCGGCGTCTATTTTCACGGTCACAGCGTTGGGGGTACGAATCCGGCCCTGGTGCAGGCCATGGCATGTGGTGCACCCACGCTTGCCCGCGACACTGTTTATAACCGGGAAGTGCTGGGTCCACATGGGAGGTTTACCGCAGTTGAGCCCAGAGACGTCGTTTCTTCAGTCTTGGAGTTAGCGGCGGATGTGAACTTACAGGCCGAAGCTTCCTCCAATGGACTGTCGCGGGCGGCGACAACCTATTCGTGGGCAAACGTGTGCAGGGCGTACGAGGAAGAAGCCGAAAAGGTACTTAGATCCCGTCACGTTCCTGCGCGGTCTTAG
- a CDS encoding sugar transferase has translation MGTTRDWRQRTSRRLRIVDAFVIVWAISGAYIVRFGFAPNLVVEGQDFSYMGLSVALVIAWWLMLGAWNSRQSRILGSGADEYKRVAAASLWLFGIVAIVSYVLRIDTARGYVGIALPVGLLGLLLARWLLRQHLSVDRQGGFSMSRLMILGGPSAVAHLADTLAGARHSGYLPVAAYTPGGLDKNTSADISGLPVLGSDPAIPSILAAIDESNADAVAVSAGVQLHPQTLRHLGWELASRNVGLIMAPALTDIAGPRIHTQQVAGLPLIHVTTPTLEGGQRVAKRLFDVAVSGVLIVCASPLMALIALAVKLDSRGPALFRQERVGIEGAPFKMLKFRSMVVDAESQLSNLATRNEGSGVLFKMKSDPRVTRAGGFLRRYSLDELPQLFNVFYGSMSLVGPRPPLPREVEAYEHDVRRRLLVKPGLTGLWQVSGRSDLSWQDSVRLDLYYVENWSLAGDMVILLRTARAVFQSTGAY, from the coding sequence TTGGGGACAACGCGTGATTGGCGTCAACGAACGTCGCGACGGCTGCGTATCGTCGACGCGTTCGTAATAGTGTGGGCGATTTCTGGTGCCTATATCGTGCGCTTCGGTTTTGCTCCGAACCTCGTCGTCGAAGGACAAGACTTCTCCTACATGGGGCTGTCGGTGGCTCTGGTCATCGCGTGGTGGCTAATGCTCGGCGCATGGAACAGCAGACAAAGTCGAATCTTGGGCTCGGGCGCAGACGAATACAAACGTGTCGCAGCCGCGTCACTTTGGCTGTTCGGGATAGTAGCCATCGTTTCATATGTGCTTCGAATCGACACTGCCAGGGGTTACGTCGGCATTGCGCTTCCGGTCGGATTACTTGGGCTGCTGCTGGCGCGCTGGCTGCTGCGGCAGCACCTATCAGTGGATCGTCAGGGCGGCTTCAGCATGTCACGGTTGATGATTCTGGGAGGCCCGAGCGCGGTTGCGCATCTGGCCGACACGCTTGCGGGAGCGAGGCACTCCGGCTATCTGCCAGTCGCCGCCTATACCCCTGGTGGTCTTGATAAGAACACCAGTGCAGACATCTCCGGTCTGCCCGTCCTTGGCTCAGACCCCGCAATCCCGTCGATACTTGCTGCCATCGACGAATCGAATGCTGATGCCGTCGCTGTTTCCGCCGGAGTGCAGTTGCACCCGCAGACTCTTCGTCACCTGGGTTGGGAATTAGCTTCCCGGAACGTTGGCCTCATCATGGCCCCGGCGCTGACTGACATTGCTGGTCCTCGTATCCACACCCAGCAAGTCGCCGGGCTTCCGCTTATCCATGTAACGACACCAACCTTGGAAGGTGGGCAACGGGTTGCCAAGCGCCTCTTCGACGTTGCTGTGTCCGGCGTCCTGATTGTGTGTGCATCCCCCCTCATGGCGCTCATTGCACTCGCAGTTAAGCTCGACAGCCGTGGGCCGGCCCTGTTTCGTCAGGAGCGCGTAGGAATCGAAGGCGCACCATTCAAAATGCTGAAGTTTCGCTCGATGGTTGTGGACGCGGAATCGCAACTCAGCAACCTCGCTACCAGGAACGAAGGTAGCGGCGTTTTGTTTAAGATGAAGAGCGATCCGCGGGTGACCCGCGCCGGGGGGTTCCTGCGCCGATACAGCTTGGATGAACTCCCCCAACTCTTCAACGTCTTTTACGGATCAATGAGCTTGGTCGGCCCACGCCCACCTCTGCCTCGAGAGGTCGAAGCCTACGAACACGACGTGCGTCGGCGGCTGCTGGTTAAGCCTGGACTGACAGGACTCTGGCAAGTCAGTGGACGTTCAGATCTGTCGTGGCAAGACTCCGTGCGTCTGGACCTCTACTACGTCGAAAACTGGTCCCTAGCAGGGGACATGGTGATCCTGTTGCGAACCGCGCGTGCTGTCTTTCAGAGCACCGGCGCCTACTGA
- a CDS encoding DUF4012 domain-containing protein → MNADLSAAANLVQQLKHQISSSDTGGAASTVDQMANYTESAKNSAQDPVWTIASGLPWIGPNLSAVTEVARSADDVTHLGMAPLVRIYDSLDWKELVPKSSGSNLAPLKNAAPTVSSAAYAVAASADRLNSINSDNLLPQVSAPLDSAREELQQATTALNTAANVAQIAPDMLGADGSKRYLLMIQNNAETRASGGIPGALAELTIDQGKLRLGKQSSATELGTMTPVLPVEAQQQQIFSSRIGKYMQDVNLTPDFPTAAATAKAMWQQKTGESLDGVVSIDPVAFSYLLDATGPIKVTNPQVVALAKGKLPVVLTKENIVSTLLSDVYAKIEDPKLQDAYFAGVAQEVFGALSEGNGDAKSLVASLTRGVEEGRVSLWSANSAQQAIIGTYKLGGSVSGPSVSPAEFGTYFNDGTGAKMDYYVKRTVQLIKKCSKDGYEETAIRIVSTNTAPADAAKSLPSYVTGGGHYGVAPGTVRTNVVVYGPVQANIESASLDGQKTTFAPYLHANRPVGVVGQQLTPGQTETVEFTFGKIVQHTEPNLVVTPTVQPVKDVILPTENASCDHGQ, encoded by the coding sequence GTGAACGCAGACTTGTCAGCAGCAGCCAACCTAGTGCAGCAGCTGAAACACCAAATATCCTCATCCGATACGGGCGGTGCGGCTTCTACTGTCGATCAGATGGCAAATTACACCGAGAGTGCAAAGAACTCCGCCCAGGATCCCGTTTGGACCATCGCATCGGGGCTGCCTTGGATTGGTCCCAATCTCTCGGCCGTGACAGAAGTGGCCCGTTCAGCTGACGACGTTACGCATTTGGGAATGGCTCCGCTCGTGAGGATCTACGACTCTCTCGACTGGAAAGAGCTTGTTCCAAAATCTTCGGGATCCAATCTGGCTCCGCTAAAGAACGCAGCTCCGACAGTGTCATCTGCAGCCTATGCAGTGGCTGCCTCGGCAGACCGGCTGAACAGCATTAACTCCGATAACCTGCTTCCACAGGTGTCCGCTCCACTCGACAGTGCGCGAGAAGAGCTTCAACAAGCAACCACCGCACTAAATACCGCAGCGAATGTCGCACAAATTGCTCCAGATATGCTGGGTGCAGACGGGTCCAAGCGCTACCTGCTGATGATTCAAAACAATGCTGAAACACGCGCTTCCGGCGGAATCCCGGGTGCTCTCGCCGAACTGACCATCGACCAAGGGAAACTACGTCTCGGCAAACAGAGCTCCGCTACTGAACTGGGAACGATGACACCGGTTCTTCCTGTTGAGGCCCAACAGCAACAAATCTTCTCAAGCCGTATCGGCAAATACATGCAGGATGTGAATTTAACACCTGATTTTCCCACTGCAGCCGCTACAGCAAAAGCCATGTGGCAACAAAAGACCGGCGAGAGTCTTGACGGAGTCGTTTCCATCGACCCAGTGGCCTTCAGTTATCTTTTGGATGCCACCGGCCCGATCAAGGTCACCAATCCGCAGGTAGTGGCTCTGGCCAAGGGCAAACTTCCTGTCGTCCTAACAAAGGAGAACATAGTTTCTACGCTCCTGTCCGACGTCTACGCTAAGATCGAGGACCCGAAGCTGCAGGACGCCTACTTTGCGGGAGTAGCCCAGGAGGTGTTCGGCGCCCTTTCGGAAGGGAATGGTGATGCCAAATCGTTGGTGGCAAGTCTTACCCGAGGTGTCGAAGAGGGACGGGTCTCTTTGTGGTCCGCAAACTCAGCTCAGCAGGCGATCATTGGAACCTATAAATTGGGTGGCTCCGTCAGCGGTCCAAGCGTCTCACCAGCCGAATTCGGTACGTACTTCAACGACGGAACTGGCGCCAAGATGGATTACTACGTCAAACGAACAGTTCAACTTATCAAGAAGTGCTCCAAGGATGGGTACGAGGAAACGGCTATTCGAATCGTGAGCACAAACACAGCGCCCGCAGATGCCGCGAAGTCTTTGCCCTCATACGTTACCGGCGGTGGTCACTATGGCGTTGCTCCAGGGACTGTCCGGACAAATGTCGTCGTCTACGGACCAGTCCAAGCAAACATCGAATCCGCCAGCCTCGACGGACAGAAGACGACTTTCGCCCCCTACTTACACGCCAACCGGCCAGTAGGGGTGGTTGGCCAGCAGCTCACACCAGGCCAAACCGAAACGGTTGAGTTCACCTTCGGGAAGATTGTTCAGCACACGGAACCTAACCTGGTTGTCACACCAACTGTCCAGCCTGTAAAGGACGTTATCCTGCCGACGGAGAATGCGTCCTGTGATCACGGCCAGTGA
- a CDS encoding LPXTG cell wall anchor domain-containing protein, translating to MKKTLAALALAGSIALIGSAPAMAATYPALPPQAAVSDGTVGPGETFVFRGQGFLAGERLIIRVTPGQAPASNGANIAGSRAVAARINVVAEAQTLSAQADAKGAVELPIAINEAGTYSITATGETSGVTVGPVTVTVAAALANTGSVVAGTTGGAPLANTGGLANTGADSGLVLWTLVGAGALAAGATSVVVVRRRAKAEVAA from the coding sequence ATGAAGAAAACACTCGCCGCGCTCGCACTGGCCGGCTCCATTGCACTCATCGGTTCCGCGCCTGCCATGGCCGCAACCTACCCAGCACTTCCGCCGCAGGCCGCCGTCTCCGACGGCACCGTTGGACCGGGTGAAACCTTCGTGTTCCGCGGCCAAGGCTTCCTCGCCGGGGAACGACTGATCATCCGCGTTACTCCCGGACAGGCTCCTGCCTCGAACGGCGCCAACATCGCCGGTAGCCGTGCCGTTGCTGCACGCATCAACGTTGTAGCCGAGGCACAGACCCTGTCCGCTCAGGCCGACGCGAAGGGTGCTGTTGAACTGCCCATCGCCATCAACGAGGCCGGCACCTACTCCATCACCGCCACCGGCGAAACCTCAGGCGTGACTGTTGGTCCCGTCACGGTCACCGTTGCGGCCGCTCTGGCAAACACCGGCAGCGTTGTTGCCGGCACCACCGGCGGCGCTCCGCTGGCCAATACTGGCGGCCTGGCCAACACCGGCGCCGACTCCGGCCTGGTCCTTTGGACTCTGGTGGGCGCAGGCGCACTGGCCGCAGGTGCAACCTCCGTCGTGGTGGTTCGCCGCCGTGCCAAGGCTGAGGTCGCTGCCTAG
- a CDS encoding VanZ family protein has translation MDQPVSGQLAIVLNFLHHYGIPPWFNYDFVERSANVGLFIPAGFVATLAFPNKKWWQIGAFGMLISGCIELGQFLFLHSRFASPSDVMTNTSGAVIGALLALLAMQKGRPAAIRQRASQKQ, from the coding sequence GTGGACCAGCCCGTCTCAGGGCAACTGGCCATCGTGTTGAATTTCCTCCACCATTACGGCATTCCCCCCTGGTTTAACTACGACTTTGTGGAACGCTCCGCCAACGTTGGCCTGTTCATTCCTGCGGGTTTCGTTGCCACCCTGGCATTTCCCAACAAGAAATGGTGGCAAATCGGCGCCTTCGGAATGCTCATTTCCGGCTGCATCGAACTCGGACAGTTCCTGTTTCTTCACAGCCGCTTTGCAAGCCCGTCAGATGTCATGACCAACACGTCAGGCGCTGTCATCGGCGCCCTGCTGGCACTCCTGGCCATGCAAAAAGGGAGGCCCGCCGCCATCCGGCAACGCGCCTCCCAAAAACAATAG